A single genomic interval of Mobula birostris isolate sMobBir1 unplaced genomic scaffold, sMobBir1.hap1 scaffold_4376, whole genome shotgun sequence harbors:
- the LOC140193203 gene encoding uncharacterized protein yields MHQRVHTGERPFTCADCGKGFSRSYNLQIHQRIHTRERPFICCECGKGFTQSYELLTHQRIHSGERPFICSECGKGFTRSYDLLTHQRIHTGERPFVCSECGKGFTQSSVLLRHQQTHTGERPFTCAECGKGFTQSYNLLIHQQIHTRKRLFTCSECGKGFTQSSKLLAHQQVHTGESSFNCSECGKGFTQLSKLLAHQRVHTAERSFNCSECGKGFIRPSELLRHQRIHTGERPFTCSECGKGFTQSYSLLIHQQMHTRKRLFTCSDCGKGFTQSSKLLAHQQVHTGEKPFTCSECGKGFFRSSELLTHRRIHTGERPFTCSECRKGFTRSADLLIHQRVHTGERPFTCPECGKNFARSSHLWRHRRAHTKGTV; encoded by the coding sequence ATGCACCAGCGAGTCCACACGGGTGAGAGGCCTTTCACCTGCGCCGATTGCGGGAAGGGGTTCAGTCGATCGTACAATCTTCAGATACACCAACGAattcacaccagggagaggccCTTCATCTGCTGCgagtgcgggaagggattcactcagtcatatgAGCTTCTGACACACCAACGAATTCACTCTGGCGAGAGGCCCTTCATCTGCTCCGAGTGCGGGAAGGGGTTCACTCGTTCATATGACCTTCTGACACACCaaagaattcacactggggagaggccattcgtCTGCTCTGAGTGCGGGAAGGGGTTCACTCAGTCGTCTGTCCTTCTGAGGCACCAACAAactcacacaggggagaggccattcacctgcgccgagtgtgggaaggggttcactcaGTCTTACAACCTACTGATACACCAGCAAATTCACACTCGGAAGAgactgttcacctgctctgagtgtgggaaggggttcacccAGTCATCAAAGCTGCTGgctcaccagcaagttcacaccggggagagttCCTTCAACtgctctgagtgtgggaaggggttcacccAATTGTCCAAGTTGCTGGCTCACCAGCGGGTGCACACTGCGGAGAGGTCTTTCAACTGCTCCGAGTGCGGGAAGGGGTTCATTCGGCCGTCTGAGCTCCTGaggcaccagcgaattcacaccggggagagacccttcacctgctccgagtgtgggaaggggtttaCTCAGTCATACAGCTTACTTATACACCAACAAATGCACACTCGAAAGAgactgttcacctgctctgattgtgggaagggattcacccagTCATCTAAGCTGCTGGCTCACCAAcaggttcacaccggggagaagccgttcacctgctctgagtgCGGGAAGGGGTTCTTTCGATCGTCAGAGCTACTGACACACcggcgaattcacactggggagagaccctTCACCTGCTCCGAGTGCAGGAAGGGGTTCACTCGTTCAGCTGATCTGCTGattcaccagcgagttcacactggggagagaccgttcacctgcccTGAATGTGGGAAGAACTTTGCTCGATCTTCTCACCTCTGGAGGCACCGAAGAGCTCACACTAAAGGGACTGTTTAA